The Streptomyces sp. cg36 genomic interval CATGACCACGATCTCCTCGGCGATGTCCTTGAAGATCGCCCGCGAGACGCTGCCGTCCTCGGCGAGGACCAGGATCACGTTCTCGCCGTGCGGCATGAACGCCAGGTCGTACGCGTAGAAGGAGTGCAGCACCGGCAGCAGATAGGCGTCCAGGTAGCGCCGCAGCCACACCTTGGCGTCCAGCCCCGAGGCGGCGATCAGCGCGCCCGCGAAGGACGCCCCGGCCGAGTCGGTGTGGAGCAGGGAGGCCATCGTGGCGAGCCGCTCGCCGGGCGCCAGCGAGGGCACCGGGCTCTCCCGCCACAGCGCGGCCAGCATCTTGCGGTAGGGCGAGTAGCGGTCGGTGGCCCGCTCGTACTGGCGGTGGTGGTAGCCGATCGCCGCCCGCTCGCGGATGATCGAGAACCGGGCCGCCCGCAGGACGGAGTCCCGCTCGACGACGCCCGCCAGCCAGTCGTTGATGGCCGGGGTGGCCTCCATGTAGGCGGCCGAGAGGCCGCGCATGAAGCCCATGTTGAGGACGGAGAGCGCCGTCTTCACATAGTGCTTCGACGGGTCCGTGGTGTTGAAGAAGGTACGGATCGACTGCTGTGCGAGATAGGAGTCGTCGCCCGTGCCCAGCGGGACGAGCCGGTCCTGGGCGACCTCGGCGGCGAAGGTCACCGACAGCTTGTTCCACCACTGCCAGGGGTGGACCGGCAGCAGCCGGTAGTCCGCGAGGTCCAGGCCGCGGGCCGCGAGCGTGGCGGCGAAACGTTCCAGCGTCGCGGCGCCCAGCTCCGCCTCGATCAGCGTCTCGTAGTCGAGACCGGCGCCCGAGGTGAAGGTCGCCCGGTCGCGCCGCGCCGCCAGCCAGATCAGCCGGACCGGGGCGGCGGCCTCCGGCGCGTACGCCGCGTACTCGTGCACCCCGAAGCCGAGCCGCCCGTTGTTGGCCACGAAGCAGGGGTGGCCCTCGGTCATCCCCGTCTCGATCGCCTGGAAGCCGGCCCGCGCCAGCTCGGCGGCCGGGGTCTGCTCCTTGGTGAGCTTGTACGCGGTGCCCGAGAGCGTGGAGGAGATCTCCTCCAGATAGACCGGCAGGATCTCGTCGCTCAGCCCCAGCGCGGTGCGCAGGTCGAGGAAGAAGTCGAGCGCGTCCAGCGGCAGCGGGCCCTCGGCGCCGTGCCGGGACACCGACTCCGGGTCGATCTGCCAGTGGTCCAGCGCGTACAGCTCGGCGCTGAATCGGTACTCCACCGTGCCGTCGTCGCTGCGGACCCGGTAGCCGCCCCCGTCCAGCGGCTCGGGCGTCAGCAGCCGCTCGTGGGAGAACTCGGCGAGCGCCTTGCGGACCAGCAGCCGGCCCGCCCGCTCCCACAGCTCGGGGGTGAGGTGGGGGACGGCGACCTCGGGGGTGCCCAGGGTGTGCCCGGTGCTCATCGGGTGGCCTCCTCGAACGCGGCCCGGGTGCAGACGCTCAGCAGCGCCGTCTTCTCCGGCTTGGCTATCTCGCCGACGACCTCGAAGCCGACGGCGGCGTTGAGCGCGTGGACGGCCTTGTTGCCCACGTCGGGCTCCACGACCACCCGGCGGGTCGCCGGGTCCTCGAAGAGGTGCGCCATCACGGCGGTGATCACGGCCTTGGTGAAGCCGTGGATCGGCGTGTCGGTCGGCGCGACCAGGAAGTGCATGCCGACGTCGCCCGGCTCCGGCTCGTACAGCCCGACCAGCTCGCGGTGGGCCGGGTCGTACTTCTCCATCAGGAAGGCGGGCGTGCCGTCGTGCAGCCCGAGCAGGGCGTGGTGGTGCTCGTCGGCGGCGATCTCCATGTACGCCCGCTCGACGTCCTCCAGCCGGGCGTCCTGCATCATCCAGAACGCGGCCTTGGGGTGGGTCACCCAGCCCAGCAGCAGCTCGGCGTCCTTGAGGGGGTCGAGGGCGCGGACGGTGAAGGTGCCGGCCCCGGCGGTGGTGCTCATACGGCGAACTCCTGGAAGGCGATGGACTTCTCGACCGGGTAGTACTCGCGGCCGAGGAGCTCGCCGACGATGTACGCGTTGCGGTAGGCGCCCATGCCCAGGTCGGGCGAGGTGATCGAGTGGGTGTGCACGGCGGCGTTCTGGAGGAAGATCTCGCGGCCGGCGGTGTCGATGGCGTAGTTGCGCGCCACGTCGAAGCGGCCCCGGCCGTCGCGCTTGAGCCGGTCGGCGACGGGCGCCAGGAACTCCGGCTCGGCGTACTTGTAGCCGGTGGCCAGGACCAGGCCCTCGGTGGTGAGGGTGTAGTCCTTCTCCTGCTCCTCCTGGCGCAGGCCCAGGGTGTACGTGCCCGCGCCGCTGTCGTAACTGGCGGCGTTCAGAGAGGAGTTGGTGAGCAGGCGGGTGGCGACCGGGCCCTTGAGGCTCTTCTGGTACAGCAGGTCGAAGATCGCGTCGATGAGCTCCGAGTCGATGCCCTTGAACAGGCCCTTCTGCTGCGTCTCCAGGCGGTAGCGGGTGGCCTCGGGCAGCGCGTGGAAGTAGTCCACGTACTCCGGGGAGGTCATCTCCAGCGTCAGCTTGGTGTATTCGAGCGGGAAGAACCGCGCCGAGCGGGTGACCCAGTTCAGCCGGTAGCCGTGGACGTCGATCTCGCTCAGCAGGTCGTAGTAGATCTCCGCCGCGGACTGCCCGCTGCCCACCAGGGTGATCGACTCCTTCTTCTGGAGCGCCTCCTTGTGGTCCAGGTAGCGGGAGTTGTGCAGCAGGTCGCCGCCGAGGCCCCGGCACGGCTCGGGGACGAACGGCGGGGTGCCGGTGCCGAGCACCAGGCGCCGGGCGCGGAACGCGGAGCCGTCCTCGGTGCGCACGACGTACACGCCGTCCTCGTGCGTGACCGTCCGCACCGTCTGGTTGAAGCGGATCGAGGAGAGCTTGCCGGCCGCCCAGCGGCAGTAGTCGTTGTACTCGGTGCGCAGCGGGTAGAAGTTCTCGCGGATGTAGAACGAGTAGAGGCGGCCGGACTCCTTCAGGTAGTTGAGGAAGGAGTACGGCGAGGTCGGGTCGGCCAGGGTGACCAGGTCCGACATGAACGGGGTCTGGAGGTGCGCGCCCTCCAGGAACATCCCCGAGTGCCACTCGAAGTCCGGCTTGCTCTCCAGGAAGAGGCCGCTGAGCTCGTCGATCGGCTCGGTCAGACAGGCCAGCCCCAGGTTGAAGGGGCCGAGGCCGATCCCGATGAAGTCGTACGGCTCACGAGGCTGCGTGGACAAGGTTCTCTCCCAGGTACTGCTCGGCGTGGCCGGCTATCAGATCGAGGACGGCGGCGATGTCGCCGATGGTCGTCTCGGGGTTGAGCAGGGTGAATTTCAGGTACTGGCGCCCGCCGGTCTTGGTACCGGCGACGACCGCCTCGCCGGACGCGAACAGCGCCTTGCGGGCGTAGAGGTTGGCGCGGTCGATCTCGGCGGGGGAGACGACCGCGTCGGGGATGTAGCGGAAGACGAGGGTGGACAGGCTGGGCTCGACCACCACGTCGTAGCGCGCGTCGGAGGCGAGCAGCCGCCAGCCCTCGGCGGCCAGGTCGCACACCTCGTCGAAGAGCGAGCCGACGCCGTCGGCACCCATGGTGCGCAGGGTCATCCACAGCTTCAGGGCGTCGAAGCGGCGGGTGGTCTGGAGGGACTTGTCGACCTGGTTGGGGATGCGCTCCTCGGCGGCCCGGCGCGGGTTGAGGTAGTCCGCGTGGTAGGTGGCGTGCCGCAGCGTGGTGGCGTCCTTGACCACGATCGCGCTCGAACTCACCGGCTGGAAGAAGGACTTGTGGTAGTCCACGGTGACCGAGTCGGCGTTCTCGATGCCGTCCAGGAGGTGGCGGCGGGTCGGCGAGACGAGCAGCCCGCAGCCGTACGCGGCGTCCACGTGCATCCACGCGCCGTACTGGGCGCACAGCTCGGCGATCTCCGGCAGCGGGTCGATGGAGCCGAAGTCGGTGGTCCCGGCGGTGGCGACGACGGCCATCGGCACATTGCCCTCGGCGGCGCACCGCTCCAGGGCGCGGGCCAGCGCCACGGTCCGCATGCGCTTGTCGTGGTCGCAGGGGATGGACACCACGGCGTCCCGGCCCAGGCCGAGCAGCTGGGCGGACTTCTGGACGCTGAAGTGGCTGCACTCGGAGGAGAAGATCCGCAGCTTCGACAGGTCCTCGGTCTTGGCCTCCTCGCGGGCCAGCAGCAGCGCCTGGAGGTTGGACTGGCTGCCGCCGCTGGTGAACACCCCGTCGGCGCCCGGGCCGAAGCCGACCCGCCCGGCGGTCCAGTCGATCAGCCGGCGCTCGATGAGGGTGCCGCCCGCGCTCTGGTCCCAGGTGTCCAGGGAGGAGTTGACGGCGGAGAGGACCGCTTCGCCGAGCACGGCGGGGATGACGACCGGGCAGTTGAGGTGGCCCAGGTAGCGGGGGTGGTGGAAGTAGACGGCGTCGCGCAGGTACACGTCCTCCAGCTCGTCCAGGACGGCGGAGGAGTCGCCCAGCGGGCGGTCGAGGTCGATCCCGTCGATGAGGGGGGCGATGTCCTCGACGGCGGCTCCGGTGAACGGGCGGCGGGTCGCGGCGAGTTTCGACGCCACCCGCTCGACCCCTTCGGTCACGGAGCGCCGGTAGCTCTCCGCCGTCGTGTCATTGAGCAGGTGCGAACGCATGGGAAGTGTCCTCCCGGATCGGGGACTTCGTCGGGCCCTCCGGACAGAAGGAAGGGGGCGAGGACCGCGATCTCGAAGTAAGGTTAGCCTAACCTAAGTTCGATCTCAACGGTGCCTCGCCCCCGGGGCGTGCGGGACCCCGGCGTACGGGATCCGGCGGGCGCCGTCGGCACCTGGCGCGGGTACGGCGGGCCCATCGGGGCCCGCACGCGCCCGCGCGGCGGTGCTACGCGGCTTCCTCCTCGCGCAGCTGGTCCTCGGAGCGTCCCCGTCGCCAGTAGCCGACGAAAGTGACGTTCCTGCGGTCGATGTGACGCTCATTCACGAAGTGCCGCCGCAGCTCCCGCATGGTGGACGCCTCCCCGGCGATCCACACGTACGGGTCGATCCCCGGCAGCGCGGGCTCGGCGCGCACGGCGTCCAGGACGGAGGGCGCGCCCTCCTCCTTCACCAGCCAGGTGATCGTGGTGTCCGCCGCGCTCGGCAGCTCCGTCCGGTCGCCGCCGAACGGCACTTCGAGCCACACCCGCGCGGGGGTGCCCGCCGGGAGCCACTCCAGGATCGCGGAGACGGCGGGCAGCGCCGTCTCGTCGCCCCACAGGACGACCCCGTCCGTACCGGCCGGCGGGCGGAAGCGCACCGCCGTGTTGTCGGCGACCGCCGGACCGAGGACCGCCACACGGTCCCCGGGCGCGGCGCCCGCCGCCCAGCGGCAGGCCGGTCCGCCGTCCTCGTGGAGGGCGAAGTCGATGTCGACCTCGTCGGGGTCGCGCCGCTGCTCGCGCAGGGTGTACGAGCGCATCACGGCCCGCACGCCGTCGGGCAGCGCCCGGTAGTCGGCGAACCAGGACTCCGGGTTCTGGGTGAGCGGCAGCACCGGCGCGTCCTGGCCGGGGTGCGGCAGGAAGAGCGAGAGGCTCTGGTCCCGGCCGCCCCCCTCGAAGTACGCCAACTGCTCGCCGCCGAAGGTGATCCGGACGAGCGACGGGCCGAGCCGCCGGGTCCGTACCACGCTCAGATCGAAGAGACGGAAGGGGACGGTGGCGGTCTCGGCTGTCAGCGTCATGGTCAGGCAACCTTCTTCGCGGTCTCGATGGCCTTGGCGAGGGTTTCGAGGATCGGCGCGCACTTGGCGTACGAGTAGATCGGCTCGGTGGTGCGCGGGGTGATCTGGCCGGCCTTGACGGCGGGCAGGCCCGCCCAGGTCGGCTTGGACTTCAGGGCGTCGGGCTGCAGGGCCGTGGAGCGGTTGTCCATCATGATCACGTCGGCCTTGTACTTGCCGACGTTCTCCCAGCTGAGCTCCTCGAAGAAGCCCTGCGCGTTGACCTTCGGCTCGACGAACTTGACGCCGAGCTCCTGGAAGTAGGCGGTGTCGGCGGACATCTTGGGCGCCGAGACGTAGAACAGGTCGGCGCTGGCCGAGCCGATCATCACCGTCACGTTGGGGTTGGCCTTGGTCGCGGCCTTCAGCCGGGCGGCGGCCTTCTCGAAGCGGTCCTTGGCCTCGGTGACCTTGGCGGCCTTGACGTCGGCGCCGAGGGAGGCGGCGAGGTCGACCCGGCGCTGGAGGGCGGCCGGCATGCTCAGCTGGGCGGCCCACAGCGCGACGCTGGGCGCCAGCGTGAGGATCTTGGCCTTGCTGTTGTCCGGCACGTACCAGAGGGCGTCCTTCTCCCACATGTCCGTGACGAGCAGGTCCGGCGCGAGGGCGGCGTACTTCTCGACGTTGAACTCGCCCCAGACGTTGCCGAGGATCTCGACCTTGTTGACGTCGAGGTCGCCCGCCTGCACGTCCGGCTTGCCGTCCTTGGTCTTGGTCGGACCGAAGACGGCCTTGACCTCGACGCCGTAGTCGTGGAGGGCGGCGGCGGTGCCGGTGAATGCCACGACGGTCTTCGGGGTGGACTTCGCCTCGACCGTCTTGCCCCGGTCGTCCTTGAAGCTCCAGGGGCCGGAGTTCTCGGCAGCCTTCTGCGAGCCGCCCTTTTTCTTGTCGTCGCTGTCCCCGCAGGCGGCCAGTGCGGCACCGAGGCCGATGGCGCCGCCGGCGGCCAGCAGGCCGCGACGGGAGAGGTGGGACGCTCGGGACATGGGCATGACGGTCCGCTTTCGTACGTGCCGGGGTCGGCCTCTTGGCAGTTCCTGGGTAGGTTAGCCTAACCTCACAAGGATCTGTAAAGGGGTCGCCAAGTGCGGCTTGCGGGGCGGCGTACGGCCGCCCGGGCGCCGGGCGCCCGGCTCAACGCCGCAGCGGCGCGTAGGTGAAGCGGACCTTGTGGGACGCCGTGGGCTCGTAGAGCTGACCGCAGACGGTGCAGTGCCAGTGCCAGTGGTCGGCGGCGCCGGGGGCGGTGGTCGAGGTGTCCTTCCACAACGGGGGACGGTTCGGACAGCCGGGACAGACGGGAGGGATCACCCTCCCCAGAGTGCAACGCCGCCCCCACCCCGACCCCCCGCACACAACAGAGCCACCCCATCGAGCGAAACGACGGCCCCGAGGGACCGCGGGGGTTTGGGCGCGCGGGGAACGGCGCGAGCAACCGACCACGGTCCGCGGGCGACAGCGGGTTTGGGGCGCGCGGGGAACGGCGCGAGCAACCGACCACGGTCTGCGGGCGACAGCGGGATTGAGGGGCGCGGGGAACGGCGCGACAAGCTCCCACCGCCCCGCAGACGAACTCCGGGCCAATCAGGGCCGCGAGCAACCGCCCCGCAGACGACCCCCGCGCCCCGGGAGGGGCCACTCAGGCGGGGAGCCCCAACTCCCGGGCAATCAGCATCCGCTGCACCTCACTGGTCCCCTCCCCAATCTCCAAAATCTTGGAGTCCCGCCACATCCGGGCCACCGGATACTCGTTCATGAACCCGTACCCGCCATGGACCTGCGTGGCGTCCCGCGCGTTGTCCACCGCCACCGTCGACGAGTACAGCTTCGCCAGCGCCGCCTCCTTCTTGAAGGACTCGCCCCGCACCAGCCGGGACGCCGCGTCGCGCCAGCCCACACGGGCCATGTGCGCCCGCATCTCCATGTCGGCGATCTTGAACTGGATCGCCTGGTTGTCCCCGATGGGGCGGCCGAAGGCGTGCCGCTCCCGGGCGTACTTCACCGACTCGTCCACACAGCCCTGGGCCAGCCCCGTGGCCAGCGCCGAGATGGCGATGCGGCCCTCGTCCAGGATGCGCAGGAACTGCGCGTAGCCCCGCCCCTCCTCGCCCAGCAGATGGGCGGCGGGCACGCGCACGTCCGCGAAGTGCAGCTCGCGGGTGTCCGACGCGTTCCACCCCACCTTCGAGTACGGCGCGGCCACCGTGAAGCCCGGGGTGCCGGACGGAACGATGATGGAGGAGATCAGCGGGCGCCCGTCGGGCTTGCGGCCGGTGACGGCGGTGACGGTCACCAGACCCGTGATGTCCGTGCCGGAGTTGGTGATGAAGCACTTGGTGCCGTTGATCACCCACTCGTCGCCGTCGCGCACCGCCGTCGTGCGGGTGCCGCCCGCGTCCGAGCCGCAGTCCGGCTCGGTCAGGCCGAACGCGCCGAGCAGCTCGCCCGCGCACAGCTTCGGCAGCCACTCCCGCTTCTGCTCCTCGGTGCCGAACCGGAACACCGGCATCGCGCCGAGCGAGACGCCCGCCTCCAGGGTGATGGCGACGGAGGAGTCGACCCGCGCCAGCTCCTCCAGGGCGATGCCGAGGGCGAGGTAGTCGCCGCCCATGCCCCCGTACTCCTCGGGGAAGGGCAGCCCGAACAGGCCCATGCGGCCCATCTCGCGGACGATCTCGTACGGGAACTCGTGGCGCTCGTAGAAGTCGCCGATCTTGGGGGCGACGACGTCGTGGGCGAACTCCTCGACCGTACGGCGGAGTTCTTCGTGCTCGTCTGAGAGCCGGTGGTCAAGGGACATGGGGGGTCACTCCTGGTGGGAGTCGGGGGAGAGGGCGCGGACGGTGCGGGACGGGCTCGGCCGTCCCAGCCGCTCGGCGAGCCACACGCTGGTGGCGGTGAGCCTGCCGAGGTCGACCCCGGTGTCGATGCCGAGGCCCTGGAGCATCCACACGAGGTCTTCGGTGGCGAGGTTCCCGGTGGCGGACTTGGCGTACGGGCAGCCGCCCAGCCCGCCCGCCGAGGCGTCGACCGTGGTCACGCCGTGCTGGAGCGCGGCGAAGGTGTTGGCGAGCGCCTGGCCGTACGTGTCGTGGAAGTGCACGCCGATCGCGGAGGTCGGCACGCCCTCCTCGTTCAGCGCGGCGAGCAGGGCCTGGACGTGGGCCGGGGTGGCGACGCCGATCGTGTCCCCGAGGCTCAGCTCGTCGCAGCCCAGGTCCATCAGGGACTTGGCGACCCGGACGACCTGGTGGACGGGGACGGCGCCCTCCCAGGGGTCGCCGAAGCACATCGACAGATAGCCCCGCACGTGCACCCGCCGCTCCTTGGCGCGGGCCACGACCGGCGCGAACATCTGGAGCGACTCGTCCACCGTGCGGTTCAGATTGGCCTTGGCGAAGGACTCCGTGGCGCTGGCGAAGACCGCGATCCGGTCGGCGCCGAGCGCCAGCGCCCGGTCCAGGCCGCGCTCGTTGGGGACCAGGACCGGCAGCGCCACGCCCTCGACGTCGCGCACCAGGGGGAACAGCTGCTCGGCGTCGGCGAGTTGGGGCACCCACTTGGGGTGGACGAAGCTGGTGGCCTCGACGGTGGTCAGGCCCGCGCCGGCGAGGCGGTGGATGAACTCCGCCTTCACCTCGGTCGGGACGACCGCCTTCTCGTTCTGCAGACCGTCGCGGGCCCCCACCTCGTGGATCCGCACCGAGGCGGGCAGGCCCTGTCCGGGTACGACCATGGGCAGTGTCACCGGTCCTCCTCCTTCGCGTCCGGCGCGCTCTCCCGGGGGGTCACCACGGCCAGGACCTGGTCCATGGCCACGGTCGAGCCGGGGGAGACGTCCAGCTCGGTGACGGTGCCGGCGTGCGGGGCGGAGATGACGTGCTCCATCTTCATCGCCTCCACCACCAGCAGGCTCTGGCCCGCGTCCACCTCGTCGCCGACCGCCACCTTGACGACGGTGACGGTGCCGGGCATCGGGGCGGCCAGGGTGTCGGCGCCCCCGCGCGCGGTGCCGGTGAGGCTCGCCGCGACGGGGTCGTGGTCCAGCACGTGCCAGCTGTCGCCGTCCCGGCCCAGCCAGGTGCCCTCCGGGGAGGGGGCGGTGGTGAAGGTGTGGGTGACGCCGTCGAGCTCCACGGTGACGGCGCCGGGGGCGACCCGGCCGGTCGCGCCGCCCCGCACCGCGTGCGTGACGGGTTCGAGTCCGGGGACGCGGAACGGGAAGGCCAGGGGCGCCGGTTCGCCGCCCAGGCGCCAGCCGCTCGGCACGTCGAACGGGTCCAGCCAGCCGCCCGTGGCCGCCGGGCGCAACGCCTCCTGGCGCACCAGCGCCGCCGCCGCGTACACCTCCTCGGGCACCCCGTCCGGCACCAGGCCGTCGGCCTCGCGCTCCACCAGGCCCGTGTCGAGGTCGCCCGCGACCACGTCAGGGTGGGCCAGCAGCCGCCGCAGGAACCCGGCGTTGGTGGGCACGCCCAGGGTGACCGTGCCGGCGAGCGCGGCGCGCAGCCGGCGCAGCGCGGTGGCGCGGTCCGGTCCGTACGCGATGACCTTGGAGAGCATCGGGTCGTAGAGGCTGCCGACCTCGGTGCCCTCGCTCAGGCCCGAGTCGGTGCGCACGCCGTCGCCCTGCGGCTCGCGCAGCGACAGGACGGTGCCGCCCGAGGGCAGGAAGCCGCGTGCGGGGTCCTCGGCGCAGATCCGGGCCTCCACGGCGTGGCCCGTGAGGGTGATGCCGTCCTGCCCGAACGGCAGCGGCTCGCCGGAGGCCACCCGCACCTGCCACTCCACCAGGTCCAGGCCGGTGATGAGCTCGGTGACCGGGTGCTCCACCTGGAGGCGGGTGTTCATCTCCATGAAGTAGTACGAGGACGGGTCGCTGCCCGGGACGATGAACTCCACCGTGCCCGCGCCCGCGTAGCCGCAGGAGCGGGCCGCCTGGACCGCCGCCTCGCCCATCGCGGCCCGGGTCTCCTCGTCCAGCAGGACCGAGGGGGCCTCCTCGATGATCTTCTGGTGGCGGCGCTGGAGGGAGCACTCGCGCTCGCCCAGGTGCACCACGTTGCCGTGGCCGTCGGCGAGGACCTGGATCTCGATGTGGCGCGGCCGGTCGATCCACCGCTCCACCAAGAGGGTGTCGTCACCGAAGGAGGCGCGGGCCTCGCGGCGGGCGGCGGCGATCTCGTCGGCGAGCGCCGTCTCCTCGCGCACCAGGCGCATGCCCTTGCCGCCGCCGCCCGCGCTGGGCTTCAGCAGCACCGGCATCCCGATCTCGCGGGCCGCGTCGGCCAGTTGGGCGTCGGTCAGGCCGCTGCCCGAGGAGCCGGGCACCACCGGGACGCCGGCCGCCCGCACGGTCTCCTTGGCCCGGATCTTGTCGCCCATCAGGGAGATCGCGTCCGCCGGGGGGCCGATGAAGACCAGGCCCGCCCCGGCGCACGCGCGCGCGAACGCCGCGTTCTCGGCGAGGAAGCCGTAGCCCGGGTGGACGGCCTGGGCGCCGCTCTTCGCGGCGGCCTCCAGCAGCCGCTCGATGGAGAGGTAGCTCTCGGACGCCGCCGCCGGGCCGATCCGCACGGCCGTGTCGGCCTCGCGCACATGGCGGGCGTCCGCGTCGGCGTCGCTGAACACCGCCACCGAGCGGACCCCGAGGGCGCGCAGGGTGCGCATCACGCGGACCGCGATCTCGCCGCGGTTGGCGACGAGGACTGTGTCGAACATCGTCATGGTCCGCCTCACATCCGGAAGACGCCGAAGCCGGGCGCCGAGAGGTCCCGCTGGGGGAGGGGGGCGTTGGCACACGCGGTCAGGGCCAGCCCGAGGACCTGACGGGTCTCCAGCGGGTCGATCACCCCGTCGTCCCAGAGGCGGGCCGTCGCGTAGTAGGCGTTGCCCTGCTGCTCGTACTGGGCGCGGACGGGGTCCTTGAAGGACTCCTCCTCCTCGCCGGACCAGACCTCGCCGCGCGCCTCCAGCTGGTCGCGCTTGACGGTGGCGAGCACCGAGGCGGCCTGCTCGCCGCCCATCACCGAGATCTTGGCGTTGGGCCACATCCACAGGAAGCGCGGCGAGTAGGCCCGGCCGCACATCGAGTAGTTTCCCGCCCCGTACGACCCGCCGACCACGACCGTCAGCTTGGGGACGCGGGTGCAGGCGACGGCCGTGACCATCTTGGCGCCGTGCTTGGCGATGCCGCCCGCCTCGTAGTCCTTGCCGACCATGAAGCCCGAGATGTTCTGCAGGAACACCAGCGGGATGCCGCGCTGGTCGCACAGCTCGATGAAGTGGGCGCCCTTCTGGGCGGATTCGGCGAACAGGATGCCGTTGTTGGCGACGATCCCGACCGGGTGGCCGTGGATCCGGGCGAAGCCGGTGATCAGCGTCTGCCCGAACTCGGCCTTGAACTCCTGGAAGCGGGAGCCGTCCACCACGCGCGCGATGACCTCGCGCACGTCGTAGGGCGTGCGCGAGTCGACCGGGACCGCCCCGTACAGCCCGAGGGGGTCGACCGCGGGCTCCTCGGCGGGCTCCACGCTCCAGGGCAGCTGCCCGCGCGCGGGCAGCGTCGCCACGATGTTGCGCACGATCCGCAGCGCGTGCGCGTCGTCCTCGGCGAGGTGGTCGGTGACGCCGGAGACCCGCGAGTGCACCTCGCCGCCGCCGAGCTCCTCCGCGGTGACGACCTCGCCGGTGGCGGCCTTCACCAGCGGCGGGCCGCCCAGGAAGATCGTGCCCTGGTTGCGGACGATCACGGCCTCGTCGCTCATCGCCGGGACGTAGGCCCCGCCCGCCGTGCAGGAGCCGAGGACGGCCGCGATCTGCGGGATCCCGGCGCCCGACATCCGGGCCTGGTTGTAGAA includes:
- a CDS encoding IucA/IucC family siderophore biosynthesis protein, with the translated sequence MSTGHTLGTPEVAVPHLTPELWERAGRLLVRKALAEFSHERLLTPEPLDGGGYRVRSDDGTVEYRFSAELYALDHWQIDPESVSRHGAEGPLPLDALDFFLDLRTALGLSDEILPVYLEEISSTLSGTAYKLTKEQTPAAELARAGFQAIETGMTEGHPCFVANNGRLGFGVHEYAAYAPEAAAPVRLIWLAARRDRATFTSGAGLDYETLIEAELGAATLERFAATLAARGLDLADYRLLPVHPWQWWNKLSVTFAAEVAQDRLVPLGTGDDSYLAQQSIRTFFNTTDPSKHYVKTALSVLNMGFMRGLSAAYMEATPAINDWLAGVVERDSVLRAARFSIIRERAAIGYHHRQYERATDRYSPYRKMLAALWRESPVPSLAPGERLATMASLLHTDSAGASFAGALIAASGLDAKVWLRRYLDAYLLPVLHSFYAYDLAFMPHGENVILVLAEDGSVSRAIFKDIAEEIVVMDPDAVLPPAVERVRAEVPEDMKLLSVFTDVFDCFFRFLNATLASEGVLAEADFWSVVAECVTAYQESVPELAEKFKQYDMFAPEFALSCLNRLQLRNNKQMVDLADPSAALQLVGSLRNPIAG
- a CDS encoding GNAT family N-acetyltransferase, with the translated sequence MSTTAGAGTFTVRALDPLKDAELLLGWVTHPKAAFWMMQDARLEDVERAYMEIAADEHHHALLGLHDGTPAFLMEKYDPAHRELVGLYEPEPGDVGMHFLVAPTDTPIHGFTKAVITAVMAHLFEDPATRRVVVEPDVGNKAVHALNAAVGFEVVGEIAKPEKTALLSVCTRAAFEEATR
- a CDS encoding aspartate aminotransferase family protein, with product MRSHLLNDTTAESYRRSVTEGVERVASKLAATRRPFTGAAVEDIAPLIDGIDLDRPLGDSSAVLDELEDVYLRDAVYFHHPRYLGHLNCPVVIPAVLGEAVLSAVNSSLDTWDQSAGGTLIERRLIDWTAGRVGFGPGADGVFTSGGSQSNLQALLLAREEAKTEDLSKLRIFSSECSHFSVQKSAQLLGLGRDAVVSIPCDHDKRMRTVALARALERCAAEGNVPMAVVATAGTTDFGSIDPLPEIAELCAQYGAWMHVDAAYGCGLLVSPTRRHLLDGIENADSVTVDYHKSFFQPVSSSAIVVKDATTLRHATYHADYLNPRRAAEERIPNQVDKSLQTTRRFDALKLWMTLRTMGADGVGSLFDEVCDLAAEGWRLLASDARYDVVVEPSLSTLVFRYIPDAVVSPAEIDRANLYARKALFASGEAVVAGTKTGGRQYLKFTLLNPETTIGDIAAVLDLIAGHAEQYLGENLVHAAS
- a CDS encoding ABC transporter substrate-binding protein, giving the protein MPMSRASHLSRRGLLAAGGAIGLGAALAACGDSDDKKKGGSQKAAENSGPWSFKDDRGKTVEAKSTPKTVVAFTGTAAALHDYGVEVKAVFGPTKTKDGKPDVQAGDLDVNKVEILGNVWGEFNVEKYAALAPDLLVTDMWEKDALWYVPDNSKAKILTLAPSVALWAAQLSMPAALQRRVDLAASLGADVKAAKVTEAKDRFEKAAARLKAATKANPNVTVMIGSASADLFYVSAPKMSADTAYFQELGVKFVEPKVNAQGFFEELSWENVGKYKADVIMMDNRSTALQPDALKSKPTWAGLPAVKAGQITPRTTEPIYSYAKCAPILETLAKAIETAKKVA
- a CDS encoding siderophore-interacting protein, whose translation is MTLTAETATVPFRLFDLSVVRTRRLGPSLVRITFGGEQLAYFEGGGRDQSLSLFLPHPGQDAPVLPLTQNPESWFADYRALPDGVRAVMRSYTLREQRRDPDEVDIDFALHEDGGPACRWAAGAAPGDRVAVLGPAVADNTAVRFRPPAGTDGVVLWGDETALPAVSAILEWLPAGTPARVWLEVPFGGDRTELPSAADTTITWLVKEEGAPSVLDAVRAEPALPGIDPYVWIAGEASTMRELRRHFVNERHIDRRNVTFVGYWRRGRSEDQLREEEAA
- a CDS encoding acyl-CoA dehydrogenase family protein, whose protein sequence is MSLDHRLSDEHEELRRTVEEFAHDVVAPKIGDFYERHEFPYEIVREMGRMGLFGLPFPEEYGGMGGDYLALGIALEELARVDSSVAITLEAGVSLGAMPVFRFGTEEQKREWLPKLCAGELLGAFGLTEPDCGSDAGGTRTTAVRDGDEWVINGTKCFITNSGTDITGLVTVTAVTGRKPDGRPLISSIIVPSGTPGFTVAAPYSKVGWNASDTRELHFADVRVPAAHLLGEEGRGYAQFLRILDEGRIAISALATGLAQGCVDESVKYARERHAFGRPIGDNQAIQFKIADMEMRAHMARVGWRDAASRLVRGESFKKEAALAKLYSSTVAVDNARDATQVHGGYGFMNEYPVARMWRDSKILEIGEGTSEVQRMLIARELGLPA
- a CDS encoding lysine N(6)-hydroxylase/L-ornithine N(5)-oxygenase family protein; its protein translation is MSTQPREPYDFIGIGLGPFNLGLACLTEPIDELSGLFLESKPDFEWHSGMFLEGAHLQTPFMSDLVTLADPTSPYSFLNYLKESGRLYSFYIRENFYPLRTEYNDYCRWAAGKLSSIRFNQTVRTVTHEDGVYVVRTEDGSAFRARRLVLGTGTPPFVPEPCRGLGGDLLHNSRYLDHKEALQKKESITLVGSGQSAAEIYYDLLSEIDVHGYRLNWVTRSARFFPLEYTKLTLEMTSPEYVDYFHALPEATRYRLETQQKGLFKGIDSELIDAIFDLLYQKSLKGPVATRLLTNSSLNAASYDSGAGTYTLGLRQEEQEKDYTLTTEGLVLATGYKYAEPEFLAPVADRLKRDGRGRFDVARNYAIDTAGREIFLQNAAVHTHSITSPDLGMGAYRNAYIVGELLGREYYPVEKSIAFQEFAV